TATACGAATTTACTAGTATTATAATTACAACATTTCACTAAAGCCTTCAAACTACCAAAGATAAAAACTATTAACGAATAAGCTAAATTTTACTAGTATCTGGCCGATACACTTTTTAGAAGCGTTAACTATTAAAGGTATAAATATACTCTGGTGGTCCATTCGTAAAGTTGTTTTCTGCTTTTGCTTATGTGTTGCCAGGCTGGGTATAGCTGACAGGATCGTCTAATGAAAGTGACCGCTGCTGTTATAGGCATGGATTACAGCCACTCTCGCTCTCTTGAAGCTTTGACTGTAAATGAAAGGCGGTCACGAAGCTTTCAAATTGGCGCTGATAAAGTCAGTATATCAGTAGATGCGCAACAGAAATACTTATATCACTTACAACAGAAATTTAACTCGATAAGCCAGGTCAGGCCTGATTTAAATGATAATCAGATTGTAAATAAGCGTTTGCAACTAACTGGGCGTTTAGATAATTTTTCCGCTGAACCTACCCATCAGTTTATTAAAACTGTCACTAACTCTATATTCAGCCAATTTCAAGTGGGGGTTAGTTCATTGTCTAGTACAAATAATCTAGCTGTTGCTAACCAGCCCCAGCAGTTAACTGAGACGAGTGTAGTGCAAATTAGTCAGTACCAGCTGTTTCAGATTAATGAGCAGAGTCAATTTTCAACAACAGGTATGATTGTTACGGCAGATGGTAGACAAATTGAGTTTTCGGTTGGCTTTCATGTACAGCAAGCCCAGTTATTTGAGTCAAACAGTGAGTTACTAGTTGTACAACAGGTAGTAGACCCTTTGGTAATCAATTTTAGTGCTGAAACAGTTAACTTGACTGATACATTTTTTAATTTTGATCTAAATGGTGATGGAGAAACAGAGCAAATCTCTCAGCTTGGCTCTGGGAGTGGTTATCTGGCTTTAGATCATAATAACAATGGCGTAATTGATAATGGTCTAGAGCTATTTGGCCCCCAAACAGGACAAGGGTTTGCTGAACTTGCACTTTATGATAATGATAATAATTTATGGATTGATGAAAGTGATCCAATTTTTAAAGACTTAAAGTTGTGGGTTCAAGATGGTAGTGAGGGAGGCGTCTTGAAGTCTTTAACTGAAGTAGGTGTTGGTGCAATTTACTTAGGTCATACCCCAGACGACTTTAACTTGGTTTCAAGGCAGGGCGCTCTACTAGGTAATATTAAAGGAAATGGTATAGTGCTAATGGAAAATGGAGATGTAAAAACCATTCAAGAAGTTGACCTAGCCATTCAAGCAAGAGCTGACCAGCCAATAGCAGATACACAAGCATTGTTTATAGCATCGAATACTATATTTTATGACAAAGCGCTCAAAAATTTATATGGAAAAATTCAAGCGCTTGTAAGCAGTGATCAGCAGTCAAATAACACTGAGCCAACGGGTTTGCTTAATTTTAGCCAGGTCAATAATATCGTAGAAAAACTACAACAGTTAAGGGATGAACAAAAATCCTATGGTAATACTATTGCCAAACAAGCTGAAGAAAGTAAGTCAATGGTTGAGCAGTTACTGGATAAGCTACAAGAGCAAAATGAAAAACGAAAGAAAAATAGTGATAGCTAGTAGGTTGTGGATAAAGCTGGGTGATGCCTTTGGGTATGTAAAAAGAAAGAAGGGAATTTTTTTCTGATATTCATGTCTTACCCCTGCTAAGTTCTATTAACATTAGATCGTTATTGGTACCCAAAGTGAGGCTGTATCAAATAATTTATACAAATGCTAATGTAACAAGCGTTATATAATTATTCTGAGTAGAGTCAGAGACTTGTAAAAAATTTGCCCTAGCAAAAATAATTCGCTATGGTCAGTAAGTCTAACTTCTTTAGATTCACTGGTTAGTTTTTTAAACTTGTATTATTTATTGCCTGATGTTCTGGGTATAAACTTATTGATGAGTGAAGGTAGATTAAATGAAACAACTTTTTTTCGTATTCAGTGTAGCTGCTTTGTTAGCCGGATGCTCTTCTCCTCAGGTGATTAAAATGAAGGATGGTTCAACTATCAATACACCTGATGAACTCTATTTTAATGAAGATACAGGCTTTTATGAGTATGAAGATACAACTGGTCGCTTGAGAACAGTGAATAAAGATGAGATCGTAACTATTGATGACCTGTAATAGATAATAAGTATTTTTACCTATTATTTGTAACGAATAGCTCAGATTGGTTTCGTTAATGTTTAAAAATTAGCTAAAATTAAGCTGAGTTATTTTTTTGTTTTAATTAGCCGACTAAAAAAATAATATTATCCCTCCTTATTATTGCTTTCTACCCGTCGTGAATCATTTTTAGGTTTTGTTATCATCGTTCCTCACTCTGATCACCTATTTCAATAGACACATGAAGAGTCGTCACTTAATGACCGTACCTAAAAACCTTTCGCATGGGATATATTTGTTGATATTTATACCGGAAGTATTCAGACTTTATATTAGTGAATTTAAATGCTTAAAATTAATATTGCTTTAATGATATAAGCTTTTTAAACTTATCAAACTACCCTTTTTACATGGGTATAGTTAAATTAATATTTTTAGTCTTCTATTTTGTAGCGCACTCACAGTTATTTTCTTAAATACGAGCACGTAACTATTGTTGCACTTGCAATACTCCTCTATTACTATTTGTAACCAGATTAACTTATTAAGTTGAAGAGGAATGCCTGATGGCCTCAGTACACAGTTTTTGGGGGGCTGTGCTTGTTGCACTAGCTGTTGCTGGTTGCAGTCAACCTGAAGCTCCAATTAAGAAGTCCACAATAAGGCCAGTTAAATTAGCCACAGTCCAAGATAGTACTAGTGGCTTAATTAGAAGTTTTCCAGGTAAGGTTTTGGCTTCACAAGTAGCTGAGCTGTCATTTCGGCTCAATGGCGAGTTGATTGAACTCAATGTAAAAGAAGGCCAACAAGTCACAAAAGGTACTTTACTTGCCAAGTTAGATGATGCTGATATGCAGAATCAGCTATCAGACAGGCAAGCTAGCTATGATTTAGCGTTGGCTGATCATCAGCGTAAATTAAAGCTCTATAATAAAGGTACAGTATCAAGGTCTGTATATGATGAAGCTAAAGCAAAATTGGCTTCAACTAAAGCAGCATTAGAATTGGCTCAAGATAATGTTCAATATACAGTTTTAAAAGCGCCATTTGATGGTACGGTAGCAAAAACGCTGGTTGATAACCATCAATCAGTACAGGCGAAACAGCCGATACTACTGTTAGAAAATCACGATAATATTGATATTAGCTTACAAATCCCTGAGCAGCTGGTTGCAAACATTCGCAAAGATGCACGACAAGTAAATTATAAGCCGACAGCTTATTTTGCTTCACAAAAAGACA
Above is a genomic segment from Spartinivicinus poritis containing:
- a CDS encoding efflux RND transporter periplasmic adaptor subunit, which codes for MASVHSFWGAVLVALAVAGCSQPEAPIKKSTIRPVKLATVQDSTSGLIRSFPGKVLASQVAELSFRLNGELIELNVKEGQQVTKGTLLAKLDDADMQNQLSDRQASYDLALADHQRKLKLYNKGTVSRSVYDEAKAKLASTKAALELAQDNVQYTVLKAPFDGTVAKTLVDNHQSVQAKQPILLLENHDNIDISLQIPEQLVANIRKDARQVNYKPTAYFASQKDTQYEVQYKEHSTQVTPGTQTYEVLFTMSAPEGMNILPGMSATVTIDFSKISRPSSKNAVIVPVVAVDNPDQGHKAVVWRYDPEQQTVEPVEVTLGQLLDEGIQVLTGIKPGDQIVVAGIQHLQAGLKVKPWVKERGL
- a CDS encoding YgdI/YgdR family lipoprotein produces the protein MKQLFFVFSVAALLAGCSSPQVIKMKDGSTINTPDELYFNEDTGFYEYEDTTGRLRTVNKDEIVTIDDL